The following proteins are encoded in a genomic region of Pikeienuella piscinae:
- a CDS encoding enoyl-CoA hydratase/isomerase family protein, with product MSAGRFRTEERADGVVLVTLDRAEAMNAFDTRAAEDMLALFGQELRRRDDVRAVVLTGAGERAFSVGADLKERRGMDDDVWRRQHALFRDAFATLWRFPWPVIAAVRGYALGGGCELALGCDFIYAAEGAIFGLPEIKLGIMPGAGGTQLLPRAVGARRARELVLTGARFGAAEAREWGLVNHIAPAAEVVDAALEAASRIARNAPLSIQGAKRAMVHGAEAGLEAGLALEVSIHQRLSASADRREGVDAFNEKRKPEWRFR from the coding sequence GTGGTTCTGGTCACGCTTGACCGGGCGGAGGCGATGAACGCCTTCGACACAAGGGCCGCGGAGGACATGCTGGCGCTCTTCGGCCAGGAATTGCGGCGGCGCGACGATGTCCGCGCCGTGGTGCTGACGGGGGCGGGCGAGCGCGCCTTCAGCGTCGGCGCCGACCTGAAGGAGCGCCGCGGGATGGACGACGATGTCTGGCGCCGCCAGCATGCGCTTTTCCGCGACGCCTTCGCGACGCTCTGGCGCTTTCCCTGGCCGGTGATCGCGGCGGTGCGGGGTTATGCGCTCGGCGGGGGGTGCGAACTCGCGCTCGGATGCGACTTCATCTACGCGGCGGAGGGCGCGATATTCGGCCTGCCCGAGATCAAGCTCGGCATCATGCCGGGCGCCGGCGGCACGCAGCTGCTGCCGCGGGCGGTCGGCGCGCGCAGAGCGCGCGAACTGGTGTTGACCGGGGCGCGGTTCGGCGCGGCGGAGGCGCGTGAATGGGGCCTGGTGAACCATATCGCCCCGGCGGCCGAGGTCGTGGACGCCGCGCTGGAGGCCGCGTCGCGGATCGCGCGCAACGCGCCCCTCTCCATCCAGGGCGCGAAACGCGCCATGGTCCACGGCGCGGAGGCCGGGCTTGAGGCCGGGCTCGCGCTTGAAGTGTCGATCCACCAGCGGCTCTCGGCCAGCGCGGACCGGCGGGAGGGCGTCGACGCCTTCAATGAGAAACGCAAACCGGAATGGCGATTCAGATGA